Proteins encoded together in one Triticum dicoccoides isolate Atlit2015 ecotype Zavitan chromosome 7B, WEW_v2.0, whole genome shotgun sequence window:
- the LOC119338141 gene encoding uncharacterized protein LOC119338141: MGNNGVWCVLLVGLLLVASVEGDDWSAHLNLKPSAGEAGGVMVAKGSLPDVRFSICDVWCEDRRPNVNHRLCVQNLCPYDKTPKRFSAGEVRGAMLAKGGLPAVRLSICDVWCEDVHPNMNHRLCIQNLCPYDKTPRVKLTSNDLLSA, translated from the exons ATGGGTAACAATGGTGTGTGGTGTGTCCTGTTAGTGGGGCTTCTCCTGGTTGCATCGGTGGAGGGAGATGACTGGAGTGCGCATCTTAATCTCAAGCCTTCTGCTGGAGAAGCGGGAGGAGTTATGGTAGCCAAGGGAAGTCTACCTGatgtccggttctccatctgcgacGTCTGGTGCGAGGACAGGCGCCCAAACGTCAACCACAGACTCTGCGTCCAAAATCTGTGCCCCTATGACAAGACCCCAAAG CGTTTTTCTGCTGGAGAAGTGAGAGGAGCCATGTTAGCTAAGGGAGGTCTGCCTGCTGTGCGGTTGTCCATCTGCGACGTCTGGTGCGAGGACGTGCACCCAAACATGAACCACAGACTCTGCATCCAGAATCTGTGCCCCTATGACAAGACCCCTAGG GTAAAGCTCACCTCCAACGACCTACTGTCTGCGTGA